In Pongo abelii isolate AG06213 chromosome 15, NHGRI_mPonAbe1-v2.0_pri, whole genome shotgun sequence, a single window of DNA contains:
- the WDR89 gene encoding WD repeat-containing protein 89 (The RefSeq protein has 2 substitutions compared to this genomic sequence) has protein sequence MEKIEEQFANLHIVKCSLGTKEPTYLLGIDTSKTVQAGKENLVAVLCSNGSIRIYDKERLSVLREFSGYPGLLNGVRFANSCDSVYSACTDGTVKCWDARVAREKPVQLFKGYPSNIFISFDINCNDHIICAGTEKVDDDALLVFWDARMNSQDLSTTKDPLGAYSETHSDDVTQVRFHPSNPNMVVSGSSDGLVNVFDINIDNEEDALVTTCNSISSVSCIGWSGKGYKQIYCMTHDEGFYWWDLNHLDTDEPVTRLNIQDVREVVNMKEDALDYLIGGLYHEKTDTLHVIGGTNKGRIHLMNCSVSGLTHVTSLQGGHAATVRSFCWNVQDDSLLTGGEDAQLLLWKPGAIEKTFTKKESMKIASSVHQRVRVHSNDSYKRRKKQ, from the coding sequence ATGGAAAAGATTGAGGAACAATTTGCTAATCTGCACATTGTTAAATGTTCCTTAGGAACCAAAGAGCCCACTTACCTTCTTGGTATAGACACATCAAAGACTGTCCAAGCAGGAAAGGAAAACTTGGTTGCTGTTTTATGTTCTAATGGATCAATCAGAATATATGATAAAGAAAGGTTAAGTGTACTACGAGAATTTAGTGGATATCCTGGACTTCTTAATGGAGTCAGATTTGCAAATTCCTGTGACAGTGTATATTCAGCATGTACTGATGGCACTGTAAAATGTTGGGATGCTCGAGTAGCCAGAGAAAAACCTGTTCAGCTCTTCAAGGGTTACCCTTCCAATATTTTGATCAGTTTTGATATTAATTGTAATGATCATATTATTTGTGCTGGTACAGAAAAAGTTGATGATGATGCATTGTTGGTGTTTTGGGATGCAAGGATGAATTCTCAGGATTTATCTACAACTAAAGACCCACTTGGTGCATATTCAGAGACACACAGTGATGATGTCACTCAAGTACGTTTCCATCCCAGCAATCCCAACATGGTAGTCTCAGGTTCATCTGATGGCCTGGTAAATGTATTTGATATTAATATTGATAATGAGGAGGATGCACTGGTTACAACCTGTAACTCAATTTCATCAGTAAGCTGTATTGGTTGGTCTGGGAAAGGTTATAAACAGATTTACTGCATGACACATGATGAAGGATTTTATTGGTGGGATCTTAATCATCTGGATACTGATGAACCAGTTACACGTTTGAACATCCAGGATGTCAGAGAAGTAGTTAACATGAAAGAAGATGCTTTGGACTATTTGATTGGTGGCCTATATCATGAAAAGACAGACACATTGCATGTTATTGGAGGAACAAACAAAGGAAGGATTCATTTGATGAACTGCAGCATGTCAGGACTGACCCATGTGACTAGCCTTCAGGGAGGGCATGCTGCTACAGTCCGTTCTTTCTGTTGGAATGTGCAAGATGATTCTTTGTTGACTGGAGGAGAAGATGCACAGTTGTTACTTTGGAAACCTGGAGCTATAGAGAAGACCTTTACAAAGAAAGAGAGTATGAAAATAGCATCCTCTGTGCACCAACGAGTACGAGTTCATAGTAATGATtcttataaaagaaggaaaaagcagtGA